Within Flavobacterium pisciphilum, the genomic segment TATTATAAAAAAGTTCATCATACGAATCTCGATCTCCTTTTTCGCGAATTCTATAAATCAAAGTATCTTCGTTGGTAGTAAGTTCATTCATCGTAATGACTTCCTCAGGATTAACTTCAACCGTATCATTGGCTATGTTATTATTGGGAGTATGTATATTCTCTTTACATGAAAACAAGGAAAAAAGAAGTAAAATATATGCCATTTTTGATTTCATAATTTTCAAAATTAATGAGTGTTCAGTTTCAGTATTCGGTCTCAGTATTCAGTTTCAAGTTTCAAGTTTAACTGCGATTGTAAACTGTAAAGCGTACACTGCGGCTATAAACTGCAAACTAAATCATCAAATTTAAATAGTATTTGTATTATAAAATAGAATATATTCGCTCTACTTAAAAAACCAACCAAAGATAAACAAAACTACAGATGGAAGAATTAAGACCTAACGGTCAAAGAGCAAAAAACGCAATCTTGTTAATATGGATTGTTTTAGCAATTAATGTTGTTTCATTAGTTTCAAATCTACTTCAATACAATTTACTACATACGGTTGGCAATGGAGGTTTTATAACGCCAGATGAAGCAAATGCAAATGACAGTACACAACAAATTATTGCTATCATTTTTCTTATTGTTTATATCATTTCAGCAGTAACTTTTATACAATGGTTCAGACGGGCTTATTATAATCTTCATTTAAAAGTTGGCCATTACTTATCTCATAATGAAGGTTGGGCTGCTGGAGGCTGGTTTGTTCCAATAGTATGCCTTTATAGACCTATACAAATAATGAGAGAACTATACGATGACACTGCTCTTTATTTATCAGGTAAAGGAATAAAAACAGATAAAAATCTCACAAATAAAGCATTGACTCCATGGTGGACACTTTGGATTGTTAGTAGCATAATGGGACAATTTATTTATAGATATGATGCAGTTGCAACATCTATTGATGAATTAATTAATAGTACAATTGCAAATATTATAATGGATATTATTGGAATACCACTTGCCTTAATTACTATAAAAATCATCAAAGATTATTCTCAAGTTGAGCCTTTATTAATTGAAACCAAAGAGAATGAAGAAGAGCCTCAACCGGCAGAACTTTTAGTGGAATCAAACTAAAGATTATTTTTTAACCACTAATGAGAAAATCCTAATGAAACACTTACTAGAATTATAAAAATTACAATTAGAGTAATTACTACATACAGATAATCTTTCTCTAGTAAAAAAGAAAATAACGACAACAATACGCGTAACACAGGTGTGAGAAAAAGAAGTATCACACCAAAAAATATAATTGATTCTCCATTTCCTTGAAGGACTCCGTTATAAATTGCTGTTATTACTTCAAAGATGTTTCTGTCATTTTCCTTAAATACCGAATAATCTTCAATATCGCCACCGTGATTCATCAGATAAATGATGCCTCCAATAAAAGCTACAGATAATGAAATCCATACTCCGTAGCGCAATAAGTTTCCTATAATAGTTTGAAAATCTTTTTCTCCAAATTTTTCGTGTATCATACCCTTAGATTTTTCCATTAAGTCCATTATAGATCATGTTTATTGCAAGTACAAAAATAAGACAGGCAAAAAAGATACGAAGCTTTTTAGGATTTGTTTTTACTAATAACTTAGCACCAGCCATGGCACCAAATAATACACCTATAACTACTGGCATACATATTCCTGGTTCAATATACCCTTTCTGGATATAAATCACAGAACTAGCCATTGCTGTAACTCCCATCATAAAATTACTAGTTGTGGTAGATACCTTAAACGGAATTCTCATAATATTGTCCATTGCAATTACCTTAAAGGCTCCAGAACCTATTCCTAGTAATCCCGACATCATCCCAGCAATTCCCATCATACTAAATCCACCAACAACATTTTTTGTTCCATAACTTACTACTTCCCCATCATGTGTGGGATAGGTTCCTTGTAAATGTAGCTTCTTTGCCAATGGACTTGACTCTAAAACAATGTGCTCTTCCTTTTTTCGCAATGAATTAATAGCTGAGAAAATTAATGTAAGTCCGAATAAAACAGCAATAAAAGAGGTTGGTGCAATTGTAGAAAGTAATGCGCCACCAACAGCACCAATAGTAGTTGCTATCTCAAGGAAAATTCCCAAACGCATATTGGTAATTCCCTCTCTTACATACGCTGCAGCGGAACCTGATGAAGTTGCAATAACCGATACTAAAGCCGCTCCAATAGCATAATGGATATCGACTCCCAAAACAACTGTTAATAAAGGTATAATGATTATTCCGCCTCCTAACCCTGATAATGAACCTATAAAACCTGCTAAAAAAGCACCAAAAAGCATAATCAGAGTAAATGTAAGTACTGTCATTCGAATGTATTTATATCGCCACTAATTTACGAATTGATATTAATTATTAGAGAATTCTGTTTCATAACAAAATATTAAAAAAACCTCATCGTGATTATAACCTTAAATTTTAATAGTACATTCCCGCAATTAAGTAGTATTTTTGATAATCCTTATAAAATAATTTGTGCTGATTACGTCAAAAATAAACGTTGATTGCTAATAAAAACGCAGATGATACCGATTTTCCGAAGAGAAGATGCTGATAAAACATTTTTTCTTTCCCTTATTTTCAAAAATCCGTTTAATTCTGAATTTTCACCTTAGCGAATCTGTTTAATTCACGTTCATTTTAGACAATCTTTACAATTTGAATAAATATAACAAACAAACGATTATATGAATGTTTTACTCATTGAGGACGATAGACGCATAAGTGAATTTATAGTAAAAGGTTTAGAAGAAAACAATTTTACAGTGCATTTGGCCGAAACTGGTGAAATTGCCAGAGACTTACTTCAAGAAAACACTTGGGATATTATCTTAATGGATATTATGCTACCGGGCATAGATGGGATACAGTTAACCAAATTAATGCGTTTTAAAAAAATCTACACTCCCATATTAATGCTTAGCGCACTTAGTAATACCGATGATAAAGTAAATGCTTTAGATTCTGGTGCAGATGATTATCTTGTAAAACCTTTCCATTTTCAAGAGTTAATTTCCAGAGTCAATGCACTCACCCGAAGAACTAAATTTAATTATGATAAGGTTGAAACATTATACACTTGTGGAAGCCTGACTATAAACCCAGAAGAGCATAAAGTTACTGAGAACAGCATCCCTATTGATTTATCTCCAAGAGAATATAAATTACTATTGTTTCTGTTAGAAAATAGAAATAAAGTAATGTCAAGAACCCAAATTCTAAATGCAGTTTGGGGAATTAATTATGATAATAATACCAATGTGGTCGATGTTTACATTTCTTATTTAAGAAACAAAATCGAACAAAACCATAAATTTATCCATACCATAAAAGGAACAGGATATATGATCAAAGAATAGTCATGAAAATACGCAATAGATTTACATTAATATCATCATTCACTTTTAGCATCGTATTTATAATTGCTTCGATTATAACATACTTATCGTTTTATAGCTATTCAGAAAAGATAATGTATAATGAACTTCAAAAAACGTGTTTGCTTACTGGTATCTTCTATTTAGAAAAAGATGAATTACCAGAAAATCAACATTTAATCATTGGGCAACAATTCAAAGAAAATTCTCTGGAAATAGTGACCCGCGTTTATAATAAGCAAAACGAAATTGTTTATGGCGAAAAAGAAAGTGATAAGAATATAACTGCTGGAAGGCTAGATCATATTAGAAAATATAAAAAATTAAGCTTTAAATCAAAACATCATTTTTATTTCGGAAGCTATTACCGTGACAACCAAGGAGATTTTGTGGTTTTTGTTAAAAAGAATGATCTTGAATTTAAAACTATTACAAACAGATTACTAATCATCATGATACTGGTTTTAGTCATTGGACTTATAATCATATATGTGGTTAGCCGTAAACTATCAAACCTTGCTTACAGTCCGATTAAAAACATTGTGAATCAAGTAAACGAAATCGAAGCTTCATCACTAGATAGACATATTATATCGCCAGAAAGCAAAGACGAAATACAAGAACTTATAGAAACCTACAACAACCTGTTTAAGCGTCTCTCAGATACTTTTGTAATTCAAAAAAACTTCATAAACTACGTTTCTCATGAATTTAAAACGCCTCTAACTGCAATATCAGGGAACCTTGAAGTATTTGCACAAAAAGAAAGAACGAGTGCAGAATATAAAGAAATGTCTGAAAAAGTGCTAGAAAATGTATATCAAATAGAAGATACTCTCAATACCCTTATGATGCTTTCAGGTCTAAGAGATAATACAGAACTTAATGAGGTTTTTAGAGTCGATGAACTCGTATGGGATATTAACGACCAATTACCAGATGTACACAAACTAAAAGACGCCCAAATACAAATTGCAATAGAAATCACTAATGATAAACTCCTTTCTATAAAAGGAAATAGCAATGAGATTAAAATTGCACTGTATAATATCATAGAGAATGCTGTTAAATACTCTAATGGCAATCCTATAAAAATAAGCTTATTACAGCAAGACAACCAATTAAAAATTATAATAGAGGATCACGGAACTGGAATTAGCGAAAACGACTTGAAATTTATCAAGCAAACTTTTTACAGAGGTGAAAATGTAAATGAAATTAAAGGTAGTGGCGTAGGACTTTCTTTGGCAAACATTATCTTCAAGCAAAATAATATTCATTTTACAATTACTTCTAAAAAAGACGAAGGCACAACGGTAACACTACTTTTTCCGCCACTCTAATCGTTTTCTAATGTTGGTCTAATCCTCTTTTAATATACATCAAATTATCATTTAATATACCGCAAGTAGCTTTGCAATATATTAAAACAACATAATTTGAAACGTATAATCTTAACCCTACTCGTTATTGTATCGCACAAAGCTGTGGCACAAATCACTACAAAAAACGATACAATTGTTCTTTCTCGAACACAGGCCGAGGCTTTGTTTCTAGACAAGAACCTTTCTCTTATTTCCGAAAAACTAAATATCGACATTGCCGATGCACAAGTTATTCAGGCGAAGTTATGGCCAAATCCCACTCTTAATGTAGGCGAGATAAATCTTTGGAAGAACTCTACTGTTGAAGACCTACCTCCTATGCTGGGTAATTTTGGTAGAACAACTCAAGTTAATGTCGAGTTAGAGCAACTTATCCAAACAGCGGGAAAAAGAAGAAAGATGATCGCCATGGAAAAAGTTGGTGTAGATATCGCTAAAGAATATTTTAAAACTTTTCTACGCAATCTGAAAATTGAGTTTAGAGGAAATCTAACCGAATTGCAATTTGTACAAGCTCAAGAGGCTGTTTACCAAAAACAACTTTCTTCGATGCAAACATTACTCAAAGCCTATAGCAATCAAGTTACACAAGGGAATATCGGTAAAGGGGAATACATTAGATTAAAAGCATCTGAATTACAATTCTTAAAAGAGATAAGCGAACTTAAGAAAGAAAATAATTCGCTGCAAAAAGAACTTAAAGTTCTTATGAATCTACCTGCAACAAGTTATATCAAACTTACTGATGATGGTTTTCTTCCTGATAATAAGAACATCGATTCTATAAATCTAGGCAATCTTTTAGCTTCTGCTGTAGAAAATAGACCCGATATGAAAGTGCTTAAACTAGAGAATGAATACAATAACAACAAGTACAAGTACGAAAAAGCCATGCGAACGCCTGATGTAACTCTAGGTGTGACTTATGATCGTGCTTCAAATATCATGAAAGATTTTGTTGGAGTAGGTTTCTCAATGGACCTTCCTTTTTTAAATAGAAATCAAGGAAATATAAAAGCTGCAAAAATAAGCATCGACCAAGGTAAATTACTAACCGAAGAAAAAGTAATAAGTGTACAAGCAGAAGTTTTACAGGCGTATGAAGATTTAATAGTTACCAGAAAACTATACGAAAGTGTTGATTCTAATTATGAAGGTGATTTGGATAAACTTTTAGAAAGCTATCGCAAAAACTTCATGCAGCGAAACACCAGCATACTAGAATATCTTGATTTTGTAGAAGCCTATTTGGAGAACAAATCAATACTACTGAATTCTAAAAAAGACCTTAATAAAAACCTTGAAGAACTACGCTATATCGCAGGTCAGGAAATTAACTAATTATCCGAATCTAGAATACTGCACTAATTGTCTAAAATAATAACAAACATAATGAAGAAACATATTTTACTTCCTATCCTTGGATTAATGCTCGTTTACGGATGTGGCAAAAAAGAAGAAATTAAAGATACAAAAGACGAGAAGTTCTGTATTGATAAAGACTTAAAAGAAAAAATCACTATCGAGTCTGCACAAAAACGTGCCGTTAGTGAATCTATAAATCTTACTGGAAACATTACTTATAACAATGACCATGTAGTACAATTTAATAGCCTTGTAGAAGGAATTATAACCAAAACTACTTTTTCATTAGGTGATTATGTAAAGAAAGGGCAAGTACTAGCAGAAATAAAAAGTACAGAGCTTAACAGTATGCAATCAGAAAGTAAATCAATACAATCACAATTATCAGTTGCTAAACGCCAATTACAAGCTACAAAATCAATGTTTGATGATGGAATTGCATCACAAAAAGATTTAATGCAAGCACAAAGTGAATTGGATGTTTTAAAATCTTCGCTTGAGAATGTAAAAGCAAATCTAGCCATGTTTAGCGCTAGTAGCGAAAGAGCCGTTTTTCAGATCAAAGCGCCAACTGAAGGTTATGTGGTTGCTAAAAATATTAGCCCCGGAATGCAGATAACTAGCGGTAGCGAACCCCTTTTTACAATTTCTGATCTAAAAGAAATTTGGGTATTGGTAAATGTTTATACCAGTAATCTAAAAAACGTATCCGAAAATATGCTAGTAGATGTTACAACGCCAGCTTACCCAGGAGAGGTTTTCAAAGGAAAAATAACCATGCTATCTAAAGTTTTTGATGCCGAAGAACATGTGCTAAAAGCAAGAATTGTAATGGAGAACAAAAACTTAAAATTGAAACCGGGAATGACTGCCGATATCATTATCGATAAACGCTTAGGTGACGAAATGTTAGTTGCTATTCCTGCAAAAGCAGCCATTTTTGACAATAATCGCGACTATATCTTAGTCTATAAAAATGATTGTACAATCGAAACCAGAGAGATAAACCCAATTATAAAAAACAATAACTGGATTTATTTTAATAAAGGAGTTAAAGAAGGTGAAAAGGTTATTACTAAAAATCACTTGTTGATTCACGAAAGATTAAAAAACTA encodes:
- a CDS encoding sensor histidine kinase, with protein sequence MKIRNRFTLISSFTFSIVFIIASIITYLSFYSYSEKIMYNELQKTCLLTGIFYLEKDELPENQHLIIGQQFKENSLEIVTRVYNKQNEIVYGEKESDKNITAGRLDHIRKYKKLSFKSKHHFYFGSYYRDNQGDFVVFVKKNDLEFKTITNRLLIIMILVLVIGLIIIYVVSRKLSNLAYSPIKNIVNQVNEIEASSLDRHIISPESKDEIQELIETYNNLFKRLSDTFVIQKNFINYVSHEFKTPLTAISGNLEVFAQKERTSAEYKEMSEKVLENVYQIEDTLNTLMMLSGLRDNTELNEVFRVDELVWDINDQLPDVHKLKDAQIQIAIEITNDKLLSIKGNSNEIKIALYNIIENAVKYSNGNPIKISLLQQDNQLKIIIEDHGTGISENDLKFIKQTFYRGENVNEIKGSGVGLSLANIIFKQNNIHFTITSKKDEGTTVTLLFPPL
- a CDS encoding TolC family protein, which gives rise to MKRIILTLLVIVSHKAVAQITTKNDTIVLSRTQAEALFLDKNLSLISEKLNIDIADAQVIQAKLWPNPTLNVGEINLWKNSTVEDLPPMLGNFGRTTQVNVELEQLIQTAGKRRKMIAMEKVGVDIAKEYFKTFLRNLKIEFRGNLTELQFVQAQEAVYQKQLSSMQTLLKAYSNQVTQGNIGKGEYIRLKASELQFLKEISELKKENNSLQKELKVLMNLPATSYIKLTDDGFLPDNKNIDSINLGNLLASAVENRPDMKVLKLENEYNNNKYKYEKAMRTPDVTLGVTYDRASNIMKDFVGVGFSMDLPFLNRNQGNIKAAKISIDQGKLLTEEKVISVQAEVLQAYEDLIVTRKLYESVDSNYEGDLDKLLESYRKNFMQRNTSILEYLDFVEAYLENKSILLNSKKDLNKNLEELRYIAGQEIN
- a CDS encoding DUF4328 domain-containing protein; the protein is MEELRPNGQRAKNAILLIWIVLAINVVSLVSNLLQYNLLHTVGNGGFITPDEANANDSTQQIIAIIFLIVYIISAVTFIQWFRRAYYNLHLKVGHYLSHNEGWAAGGWFVPIVCLYRPIQIMRELYDDTALYLSGKGIKTDKNLTNKALTPWWTLWIVSSIMGQFIYRYDAVATSIDELINSTIANIIMDIIGIPLALITIKIIKDYSQVEPLLIETKENEEEPQPAELLVESN
- a CDS encoding sulfite exporter TauE/SafE family protein encodes the protein MTVLTFTLIMLFGAFLAGFIGSLSGLGGGIIIIPLLTVVLGVDIHYAIGAALVSVIATSSGSAAAYVREGITNMRLGIFLEIATTIGAVGGALLSTIAPTSFIAVLFGLTLIFSAINSLRKKEEHIVLESSPLAKKLHLQGTYPTHDGEVVSYGTKNVVGGFSMMGIAGMMSGLLGIGSGAFKVIAMDNIMRIPFKVSTTTSNFMMGVTAMASSVIYIQKGYIEPGICMPVVIGVLFGAMAGAKLLVKTNPKKLRIFFACLIFVLAINMIYNGLNGKI
- a CDS encoding DUF1634 domain-containing protein produces the protein MIHEKFGEKDFQTIIGNLLRYGVWISLSVAFIGGIIYLMNHGGDIEDYSVFKENDRNIFEVITAIYNGVLQGNGESIIFFGVILLFLTPVLRVLLSLFSFLLEKDYLYVVITLIVIFIILVSVSLGFSH
- a CDS encoding efflux RND transporter periplasmic adaptor subunit, with amino-acid sequence MKKHILLPILGLMLVYGCGKKEEIKDTKDEKFCIDKDLKEKITIESAQKRAVSESINLTGNITYNNDHVVQFNSLVEGIITKTTFSLGDYVKKGQVLAEIKSTELNSMQSESKSIQSQLSVAKRQLQATKSMFDDGIASQKDLMQAQSELDVLKSSLENVKANLAMFSASSERAVFQIKAPTEGYVVAKNISPGMQITSGSEPLFTISDLKEIWVLVNVYTSNLKNVSENMLVDVTTPAYPGEVFKGKITMLSKVFDAEEHVLKARIVMENKNLKLKPGMTADIIIDKRLGDEMLVAIPAKAAIFDNNRDYILVYKNDCTIETREINPIIKNNNWIYFNKGVKEGEKVITKNHLLIHERLKN
- a CDS encoding response regulator transcription factor, giving the protein MNVLLIEDDRRISEFIVKGLEENNFTVHLAETGEIARDLLQENTWDIILMDIMLPGIDGIQLTKLMRFKKIYTPILMLSALSNTDDKVNALDSGADDYLVKPFHFQELISRVNALTRRTKFNYDKVETLYTCGSLTINPEEHKVTENSIPIDLSPREYKLLLFLLENRNKVMSRTQILNAVWGINYDNNTNVVDVYISYLRNKIEQNHKFIHTIKGTGYMIKE